In a genomic window of Helicobacter pylori NQ4053:
- the hopF gene encoding Hop family outer membrane protein HopF, which produces MKNHSFKKTIALSLLAGMSLCNAEEDGAFFIIDYQTSLARQELKNPGFTQAQELKQLIRDGAVRLQTSAIPLSYYLDILGNKTATLLRESLKNNAQPSQPNGQSNPALVNLEQSLGILGKLLDLSQQYASQGVIKPLVVDVGNKQIGITDSMLLVAQNIVLALGQVDLSKIQKNNNEQLYENIMKVMLLGTGGTNGAYNGVSVGDIATGMQNFSSQTGLIGANSTVSEINALIKSGISLDRETLRLGSFIEKNICSSVSSCFSGNQLIYKKGLDRVINIINASLGQFESSASSLYKISYIPNLFSLKDYQSASMNGFGAKMGYKQFFTHKKNIGLRYYGFLDYGYANFGDTNLKVGANLVTYGVGTDFLYNVYERSRRRERTTIGLFFGAQIAGQTWSTNVTNLLSGQRPDVKSSSFQFLFDLGVRTNFAKTNFNKHRLDQGIEFGVKIPVIAHKYFATQGSSASYMRNFSFYVGYSVGF; this is translated from the coding sequence TTGAAAAACCACTCCTTTAAAAAAACGATTGCTCTTTCCTTACTAGCGGGCATGTCTTTGTGTAACGCTGAAGAAGATGGGGCGTTTTTTATCATAGATTATCAAACGAGTTTGGCCAGACAGGAATTGAAAAATCCAGGCTTCACTCAAGCGCAAGAATTAAAGCAGTTAATCAGAGATGGGGCTGTGAGGTTGCAAACTTCTGCCATTCCCTTATCCTACTACTTGGATATTTTAGGGAATAAAACAGCAACTCTTTTGCGTGAAAGCCTGAAAAATAATGCGCAACCATCACAGCCAAACGGACAATCAAACCCAGCCTTAGTCAATTTAGAGCAATCTCTAGGGATTTTAGGAAAACTATTAGATCTGTCCCAACAATACGCTAGTCAGGGTGTCATTAAGCCTTTGGTGGTGGATGTGGGGAACAAACAAATTGGTATCACGGATAGCATGCTCTTAGTGGCTCAAAACATCGTTTTAGCTTTAGGGCAAGTGGATTTGAGTAAAATCCAAAAAAACAATAACGAACAGCTATACGAAAACATCATGAAAGTCATGCTTTTAGGCACGGGCGGGACTAATGGAGCGTATAACGGCGTGAGTGTGGGCGATATCGCCACGGGCATGCAAAATTTTTCTTCGCAAACGGGCTTGATAGGGGCTAATTCTACGGTTAGCGAGATCAACGCTTTGATTAAGAGCGGGATTTCTTTGGATCGTGAGACTTTGAGGTTAGGGAGTTTTATTGAAAAAAATATTTGTAGCAGTGTATCGTCTTGTTTTAGTGGGAATCAGCTTATCTATAAGAAAGGGCTAGATAGAGTCATAAACATTATTAACGCGAGTTTGGGTCAGTTTGAATCTTCGGCTAGTTCTCTTTATAAGATTTCTTATATCCCTAACCTCTTTTCGCTCAAAGATTATCAGTCAGCGAGCATGAACGGCTTTGGGGCTAAGATGGGCTATAAGCAATTTTTCACCCATAAGAAGAATATTGGCTTAAGGTATTACGGGTTTTTGGATTATGGCTATGCGAATTTTGGCGATACGAATTTAAAAGTGGGGGCGAATCTTGTTACTTATGGGGTAGGAACGGATTTTTTATACAACGTGTATGAACGCTCCAGAAGGAGGGAAAGGACTACGATCGGTCTTTTCTTTGGCGCTCAAATTGCAGGGCAAACTTGGAGCACTAATGTAACGAATTTATTGAGCGGGCAAAGGCCTGATGTCAAGTCCAGTTCGTTCCAATTTTTGTTTGATTTGGGCGTGCGCACCAACTTTGCAAAAACCAATTTCAATAAGCACAGGCTAGACCAAGGGATAGAATTTGGGGTGAAAATCCCTGTTATCGCTCATAAATATTTTGCAACCCAAGGCTCAAGTGCGAGCTATATGAGGAATTTTAGCTTCTATGTGGGCTATTCAGTCGGTTTTTAA
- the rseP gene encoding RIP metalloprotease RseP has protein sequence MMFIVAILMLAFLIFVHELGHFVIARICGVKVEVFSIGFGKKLWFFKLFGTQFALSLIPLGGYVKLKGMDKEENEENEINQANDSYAQKSPFQKLWILFGGAFFNFLFAVLVYFFLALSGEKVLLPIIGDLEKNALEAGLLKGDKILSINHQKIASFREIRGIVARSQGELILEIERNNQILEKRLTPKIVAVISDSNDPNEIIKYKVIGIKPDMQKMGVVSYSLIQAFKQALSRFKEGVVLIVDSLRRLIMGSASVKELSGVIGIVGALSHANSVSMLLLFGAFLSINLGILNLLPIPALDGAQMLGVVFKNIFHITLPTPIQNALWLAGVGFLVFIMFLGLFNDITRLL, from the coding sequence ATGATGTTTATTGTAGCAATTTTAATGCTGGCGTTTTTGATCTTTGTCCATGAGTTAGGGCATTTTGTTATTGCTAGGATTTGTGGGGTGAAAGTGGAAGTGTTTAGCATTGGTTTTGGTAAAAAACTCTGGTTTTTCAAGCTTTTTGGCACGCAATTCGCTTTGTCTTTGATCCCGCTTGGGGGCTATGTGAAATTAAAGGGCATGGATAAAGAAGAAAATGAAGAAAATGAAATTAATCAAGCGAATGATAGCTACGCGCAAAAAAGCCCTTTCCAAAAGCTATGGATATTATTTGGGGGGGCGTTTTTTAATTTTCTTTTTGCGGTTTTAGTGTATTTTTTTCTGGCATTGAGCGGGGAAAAAGTCTTACTGCCAATCATTGGCGACTTAGAAAAAAACGCGCTAGAGGCCGGGCTGTTAAAGGGGGATAAAATCCTTTCTATCAACCATCAAAAAATAGCGAGTTTTAGAGAGATTAGAGGCATAGTGGCGCGTTCTCAAGGCGAGTTAATTTTAGAAATAGAGCGAAATAATCAGATTTTAGAAAAACGACTGACCCCCAAAATCGTGGCGGTAATAAGCGATTCTAACGATCCTAATGAAATCATCAAATATAAAGTAATAGGCATTAAACCGGACATGCAAAAAATGGGCGTTGTCTCTTATTCCTTAATTCAAGCGTTCAAGCAGGCCTTGAGTCGGTTTAAAGAGGGCGTTGTTTTGATCGTGGATTCTTTAAGGCGTTTGATTATGGGGAGCGCTTCAGTTAAGGAATTGAGCGGGGTAATAGGCATTGTGGGAGCGTTAAGCCATGCCAATAGCGTGAGCATGCTTTTGTTGTTTGGGGCGTTTTTGTCCATCAATTTAGGGATTTTAAATTTATTACCCATCCCCGCCTTAGATGGGGCGCAAATGCTAGGGGTTGTTTTTAAAAATATTTTTCATATCACTTTGCCAACACCCATACAAAATGCGTTGTGGCTAGCGGGGGTGGGGTTTTTGGTTTTTATCATGTTTTTAGGGCTTTTCAATGACATCACTCGTTTGCTATAA
- a CDS encoding flagellar export protein FliJ gives MKKFASVLVQLKTLALEKIERKLESKRLELRQNEREILDKQAQLSAFKNPELGGMSLFLQTQQLKSALRLEIEHCQQEGENLNKDLKILEKDYLLANQELEKAKIILENEKQKEKEFLEKKEQALLDENAMILHWQKEGLHA, from the coding sequence ATGAAAAAATTCGCTTCTGTGTTGGTGCAATTAAAAACCCTTGCGTTAGAAAAAATAGAGCGAAAGCTTGAAAGCAAGCGTTTAGAATTGCGACAAAATGAGCGAGAAATTTTGGACAAACAAGCCCAATTGAGCGCGTTTAAAAACCCTGAGTTGGGGGGAATGAGCCTTTTTTTACAAACCCAGCAATTAAAAAGCGCTTTAAGATTGGAGATAGAACATTGCCAACAAGAGGGCGAGAATTTAAACAAGGATTTAAAGATTTTAGAAAAAGATTACCTTTTAGCTAACCAAGAGTTAGAAAAAGCTAAAATCATTTTAGAAAACGAAAAGCAAAAAGAAAAGGAATTTTTGGAAAAAAAAGAGCAGGCTCTTTTAGACGAAAACGCCATGATTTTACACTGGCAAAAAGAGGGCTTGCATGCGTAA
- the xseA gene encoding exodeoxyribonuclease VII large subunit has translation MHVLSVSEINAQIKALLETTFLQVRVQGEVSNLTIHKVSGHAYFSLKDSQSVIKCVLFKGNANRLKFALKEGQEVVVFGGVSVYVPRGDYQINCFEIEPKDIGSLTLALEQLKEKLRLKGYFDEANKLPKPHFPKRVAVITSQNSAAWADMQKIASKRWPMCELVCINTLMQGEGCVQSVVESIAYADSFHDTKNAFDAIVVARGGGSMEDLYSFNDEKIADALYLAKTFSMSAIGHESDFLLSDLVADLRASTPSNAMEILLPNSDEWLQRLDGFNVKLRRSFKTLLHQKKAHLEHLAASLKRLSFENKHHLNALKLEKLTIALDNKTLEFLRLKKTLLEKISTQLSTSPFLQTKTERLNRLENALKLAYANLKLPQFGAFVSKNDQAIELEALKRGDKIELNNEKARASAEILGVDRV, from the coding sequence ATGCATGTATTGAGCGTGAGCGAAATCAATGCGCAGATCAAAGCCCTTTTAGAAACGACTTTTTTGCAAGTTAGGGTTCAAGGGGAAGTGAGTAATTTGACTATCCACAAGGTGAGCGGCCATGCGTATTTTTCGCTCAAAGACAGCCAGTCGGTTATTAAATGCGTGCTGTTTAAAGGGAACGCTAACAGGCTTAAATTCGCTTTAAAAGAAGGGCAGGAAGTGGTTGTTTTTGGGGGTGTTAGCGTGTATGTTCCAAGGGGGGATTATCAAATCAATTGCTTTGAAATAGAGCCTAAAGATATAGGTTCATTAACTTTAGCTTTAGAGCAATTGAAAGAAAAATTACGCCTTAAAGGCTATTTTGATGAAGCGAATAAATTACCCAAACCGCATTTTCCTAAACGAGTGGCAGTCATCACTTCTCAAAATTCAGCCGCTTGGGCGGACATGCAAAAGATCGCTTCCAAACGATGGCCGATGTGTGAATTAGTCTGCATCAATACCTTAATGCAAGGGGAAGGGTGCGTTCAAAGCGTGGTGGAGAGCATCGCTTATGCGGATAGTTTTCATGACACAAAAAACGCTTTTGATGCGATTGTAGTGGCTAGGGGTGGGGGGAGCATGGAGGATTTGTATTCTTTCAATGATGAGAAAATCGCTGATGCTTTGTATTTGGCTAAAACTTTCAGCATGTCAGCTATCGGGCATGAGAGCGATTTTTTATTGAGCGACTTAGTGGCGGATTTAAGGGCTTCTACGCCTTCAAACGCGATGGAGATCTTGCTCCCTAATAGCGATGAATGGTTGCAAAGACTTGATGGGTTTAATGTAAAATTGCGCCGCTCTTTTAAAACTTTGCTCCATCAAAAAAAGGCGCATTTAGAGCATTTAGCGGCTTCTTTAAAACGATTGAGTTTTGAAAACAAGCACCATTTAAACGCTTTAAAATTAGAGAAATTAACAATCGCTTTAGACAATAAAACCTTAGAATTTTTACGCCTTAAAAAAACGCTTTTAGAAAAAATCTCTACCCAACTATCCACAAGCCCTTTTTTACAAACCAAAACAGAGCGCTTAAACAGGCTAGAAAACGCCCTCAAACTCGCTTACGCAAATTTGAAACTGCCCCAATTCGGGGCGTTTGTGAGTAAAAATGATCAAGCGATAGAATTAGAGGCATTAAAAAGGGGCGATAAAATTGAATTAAACAATGAAAAAGCCAGAGCGAGCGCTGAAATTTTGGGCGTGGATAGGGTGTAG
- a CDS encoding MotE family protein: MRKILLMGLILQALFSEEAAQELLQCSAIFESKKAELKDDLRRLSEKEQSLRILQTENARLLDEKTDLLNQKEKEVEEKLKNLAAKEEAFKTLQTEEKKRLKNLIEENEEILREIKQAKDSKIGETYSKMKDSKSALILENLPTQNALEILMALKPQELGKILAKMDPKKAAALTELWQKPPKENKENKESQKTTDPTPPTPPTPPKEPTLKDPNVKEPTGV; encoded by the coding sequence ATGCGTAAAATCTTGTTAATGGGCTTGATTTTACAAGCACTCTTTAGCGAAGAAGCCGCGCAAGAATTGTTGCAATGCTCTGCGATTTTTGAATCTAAAAAAGCCGAATTGAAAGACGATTTGCGCCGATTGAGTGAAAAAGAGCAGTCTTTAAGGATCTTGCAAACCGAAAACGCCCGCCTTTTAGATGAAAAAACCGATCTGTTGAACCAAAAAGAAAAAGAAGTGGAAGAAAAACTGAAAAATTTAGCCGCTAAAGAAGAAGCCTTTAAAACCTTACAAACGGAAGAAAAAAAACGCCTTAAAAATTTGATAGAAGAAAATGAAGAAATTTTAAGAGAAATCAAGCAGGCTAAAGACAGTAAGATTGGCGAGACTTATTCTAAAATGAAAGATTCTAAATCGGCTCTGATTTTAGAAAATCTACCCACTCAAAACGCCTTAGAAATTTTAATGGCGCTAAAACCCCAAGAACTCGGTAAAATTTTAGCCAAAATGGATCCTAAAAAAGCGGCGGCTTTGACAGAATTGTGGCAAAAACCCCCAAAAGAAAATAAAGAAAATAAAGAAAGCCAAAAAACCACAGATCCAACGCCCCCCACACCACCCACGCCTCCCAAAGAGCCAACCCTAAAAGATCCTAATGTAAAAGAGCCAACAGGGGTATGA
- a CDS encoding BsaWI family type II restriction enzyme produces MSLADIILECFKDFMREHPEPYKFLQVFYAQEKERFLNHKMNDYIKQNKSKEEASILARQGFVSTIGRVLEKIIELLLKDFCIKNNVKMTNDKILTAKRINGELDRVKRALLVHFGGYSVLPDIILYQTNKDNVKILAILSVKNSFRERFTETPYWKLKLLQSPITSHIKVFMITPDNDDEISFKDKPKKARIVMEHELDGLYLAKSHFDQSPKIKGIENLLEDLKRLL; encoded by the coding sequence TTGAGTTTGGCGGATATTATTTTAGAGTGTTTTAAAGATTTTATGAGAGAGCACCCTGAGCCTTACAAGTTTTTACAGGTTTTTTATGCGCAAGAAAAAGAACGCTTTTTAAACCATAAAATGAACGATTATATCAAGCAAAATAAAAGCAAGGAAGAAGCCAGTATTTTGGCCAGACAAGGCTTTGTCAGCACCATAGGAAGGGTGTTAGAAAAAATCATAGAACTTTTATTAAAAGATTTTTGTATTAAAAACAATGTCAAAATGACGAACGATAAAATCTTAACGGCTAAGCGCATTAATGGCGAGTTGGATAGAGTCAAACGGGCTTTATTGGTGCATTTTGGAGGCTATAGCGTTTTGCCAGATATTATTCTTTATCAAACCAACAAGGATAATGTCAAAATTCTAGCGATTTTATCGGTAAAAAATTCGTTTAGAGAGCGTTTCACAGAAACGCCTTATTGGAAATTAAAACTCTTACAATCGCCTATAACTTCTCACATTAAAGTTTTCATGATAACACCGGATAACGATGATGAAATCAGCTTTAAAGACAAGCCTAAAAAGGCTAGGATCGTCATGGAGCATGAATTAGATGGTCTTTATTTAGCCAAAAGCCATTTTGATCAAAGCCCTAAAATCAAGGGCATAGAAAATTTGTTAGAAGATTTAAAAAGGCTTTTATGA
- the hopG gene encoding Hop family outer membrane protein HopG → MKNTNTKEIKNTRMEKGQYHALKKGLLKTALLFSLPLSVALAEDDGFYMGVGYQIGGAQQNINNKGSTLRNNVINDFRQVGVGMAGGNGLLALATNTTMDALLGIGNQIINTNTTVDNSNAELTQFKKILPQIEQRFEANKNAYSVQALQVYLSNVLYNLVNNSNNGSNNGVVPEYVGIIKVLYGSQNEFSLLATESVALLNALTRVNLDSNSVFLKGLLAQMQLFNDTSSAKLGQIAENLKNSGAGSMLQKDVKTISDRIATYQENLKQLGGMLKNYDEPYLPQFGPGTSSQHGVINGFGIQVGYKQFFGSKRNIGLRYYAFFDYGFTQLGSLSSAVKANIFTYGAGTDFLWNIFRRVFSDQSLNVGVFGGIQIAGNTWDSSLRGQIENSFKEYPTPTNFQFLFNLGLRAHFASTMHRRFLSASQSIQHGMEFGVKIPAINQRYLKANGADVDYRRLYAFYINYTIGF, encoded by the coding sequence ATGAAAAATACCAATACAAAAGAGATAAAGAATACAAGAATGGAAAAAGGTCAATACCACGCGCTCAAAAAGGGGCTTTTGAAAACCGCTCTGCTTTTTAGCCTTCCTTTAAGCGTGGCGTTAGCTGAAGACGATGGCTTTTATATGGGAGTGGGCTATCAAATCGGTGGCGCGCAACAAAACATCAATAACAAAGGCAGCACCCTAAGGAATAATGTCATTAATGATTTCCGCCAAGTGGGCGTGGGTATGGCAGGGGGTAACGGGCTTTTAGCCTTAGCGACAAACACGACCATGGACGCTCTTTTAGGGATAGGCAATCAAATTATTAACACTAATACAACTGTTGACAACAGCAACGCAGAGTTAACCCAGTTTAAAAAAATACTCCCCCAAATTGAGCAACGCTTTGAGGCGAATAAAAACGCTTATAGCGTTCAAGCCTTGCAAGTGTATTTGAGTAATGTGCTGTATAACTTGGTTAATAATAGTAATAATGGCAGCAATAATGGAGTCGTTCCTGAATATGTGGGGATTATAAAAGTTCTCTATGGTTCTCAAAATGAATTTAGCCTCTTAGCCACGGAGAGTGTGGCGCTTCTAAACGCGCTTACAAGGGTGAATCTGGATAGCAATTCGGTGTTTTTAAAAGGGCTTTTAGCCCAAATGCAGCTTTTTAATGACACTTCTTCAGCAAAGCTAGGCCAGATCGCAGAAAACTTGAAGAATAGTGGTGCAGGATCAATGCTCCAAAAGGATGTGAAAACCATCTCAGATCGAATCGCTACTTATCAAGAGAATCTAAAACAGCTAGGAGGAATGCTAAAGAATTACGATGAGCCTTACTTGCCCCAATTTGGGCCAGGTACAAGCTCTCAGCATGGGGTTATTAATGGCTTTGGCATTCAAGTGGGCTATAAGCAATTTTTTGGGAGCAAGAGGAATATAGGCTTACGGTATTACGCTTTCTTTGATTATGGCTTTACGCAATTGGGCAGTCTTAGCAGCGCTGTTAAGGCGAATATCTTTACTTATGGCGCTGGCACAGACTTTTTATGGAATATCTTTAGAAGGGTTTTTAGCGATCAGTCCTTGAATGTGGGGGTGTTTGGGGGCATTCAAATAGCGGGTAACACTTGGGATAGCTCTTTAAGAGGTCAAATTGAAAACTCGTTTAAAGAATACCCCACTCCCACGAATTTCCAATTTTTATTTAATTTGGGTTTAAGGGCTCATTTTGCCAGCACCATGCACCGCCGGTTTTTGAGCGCGTCTCAAAGCATTCAGCATGGGATGGAATTTGGCGTGAAAATCCCGGCTATCAATCAAAGGTATTTGAAAGCGAATGGGGCTGATGTGGATTACAGGCGTTTGTATGCATTCTATATCAATTACACGATAGGTTTTTAG
- the purA gene encoding adenylosuccinate synthase, whose protein sequence is MADVVVGIQWGDEGKGKIVDRIAKDYDFVVRYQGGHNAGHTIVHKGVKHSLHLMPSGVLYPKCKNIISSAVVVSIKDLCEEISAFEDLENRLFVSDRAHVILPYHAKKDAFKEKSQNIGTTKKGIGPCYEDKMARSGIRMGDLLDDTILEEKLKAHFKAIEPFKEAYDLGENYEKDLREYFKTYAPKICPFIKDTTSMLIEANQKGEKILLEGAQGTLLDIDLGTYPFVTSSNTTSASACVSTGLNPKAINEVIGITKAYSTRVGNGPFPSEDTTPMGDHLRTKGAEFGTTTKRPRRCGWLDLVALKYACALNGCTQLALMKLDVLDGIDAIKVCVAYERKGERLEAFPSDLKDCMPVYQTFKGWEKSVGVRKLDDLEPNAREYIRFIEKEVGVKIGLISTSPEREDTIFL, encoded by the coding sequence ATGGCAGATGTCGTTGTGGGGATCCAGTGGGGAGATGAGGGGAAGGGAAAAATTGTTGATAGGATCGCTAAAGATTATGACTTTGTAGTACGCTATCAAGGCGGGCATAATGCCGGGCATACCATTGTGCATAAGGGGGTTAAGCATTCTTTGCATTTAATGCCCTCAGGGGTTTTATACCCCAAATGCAAGAATATCATTTCTAGCGCGGTGGTTGTGAGTATTAAGGATTTGTGCGAAGAAATCAGCGCGTTTGAGGATTTAGAAAATCGTTTGTTTGTCAGCGACAGAGCCCATGTGATCTTGCCTTATCATGCCAAAAAAGACGCTTTTAAAGAAAAATCTCAAAACATCGGCACGACTAAAAAAGGCATAGGCCCTTGCTATGAGGATAAAATGGCCAGGAGCGGGATAAGAATGGGGGATTTATTAGACGATACCATATTAGAAGAGAAACTAAAAGCGCATTTCAAAGCCATTGAGCCTTTTAAGGAAGCGTATGATTTAGGTGAGAATTACGAAAAGGATTTGAGGGAGTATTTTAAAACTTACGCTCCAAAAATTTGCCCCTTTATCAAAGACACGACAAGCATGCTGATAGAAGCGAACCAAAAGGGTGAAAAAATCCTATTAGAAGGGGCGCAAGGCACGCTTTTAGACATTGATTTAGGGACTTACCCTTTTGTAACAAGCTCTAACACCACGAGCGCTAGTGCTTGCGTGAGCACCGGCTTAAACCCTAAAGCGATCAATGAAGTGATAGGCATCACGAAAGCGTATTCTACTCGTGTGGGAAATGGGCCTTTCCCTAGCGAAGACACTACACCCATGGGCGATCATTTAAGGACTAAGGGCGCGGAGTTTGGAACGACAACCAAGCGCCCAAGGCGTTGCGGATGGCTGGATTTGGTGGCTTTAAAATACGCTTGCGCTTTGAATGGTTGCACGCAATTAGCTTTAATGAAATTAGATGTTTTGGATGGGATTGATGCGATTAAGGTGTGCGTGGCTTATGAAAGAAAGGGCGAAAGATTAGAGGCTTTCCCTAGCGATTTGAAAGATTGCATGCCTGTTTATCAAACTTTTAAAGGCTGGGAAAAAAGCGTGGGCGTGAGAAAATTAGACGATTTAGAGCCAAACGCTAGAGAGTATATCCGTTTTATTGAAAAAGAAGTGGGGGTAAAAATTGGCCTTATTTCTACAAGCCCTGAAAGAGAAGACACGATTTTTCTATGA
- a CDS encoding DNA methyltransferase: MHKVFIMEALECLKRIEKESIQTIYIDPPYNTKSSNFEYEDDHADYEKWIKEHLILAKAALKQSGCIFISIDDNKMAEVKIIANEIFGTCNFLGTFITKQATRSNAKHINITHEYVLSYAKNKALAPGFKILRTLLPIYAKPLKDLMRTIKNVFKQKGQAQAQLVLKEQIKELSQKEHFNFLKNYNLVDEKGEIYFAKDLSTPSNPRSVAIEEINLFLEPLKSRGWSSDEKLKELYYQNRLIFKNNRPYEKHYLKESQDNCLSVLDFYSRQGTKDLEKLGLKGLFKTPKPVGLIKYLLLCSTPKDSIILDFFAGSGTTAQAVIEANRDHYLNWSFYLCQKEEKIKNNPQAISILKNKGYQNTISNIMLLRLEKIIKRSEYEILKTKSIVS, translated from the coding sequence TTGCATAAAGTTTTTATCATGGAAGCTTTGGAGTGTTTGAAAAGAATAGAAAAAGAAAGCATCCAAACCATCTATATAGACCCCCCTTATAACACCAAAAGTTCTAACTTTGAATATGAAGACGATCATGCTGACTATGAAAAATGGATTAAAGAACATTTGATTTTAGCAAAGGCTGCGTTAAAGCAAAGTGGTTGTATTTTTATTTCCATAGATGATAATAAAATGGCTGAAGTTAAAATCATTGCCAATGAAATTTTTGGAACGTGCAATTTTTTAGGCACTTTTATCACTAAACAAGCCACAAGATCTAACGCTAAACACATCAACATTACCCATGAGTATGTTTTAAGCTATGCTAAAAATAAAGCGCTCGCTCCTGGTTTTAAAATCTTACGAACGCTTTTGCCCATTTATGCTAAACCCTTGAAAGATTTAATGCGAACGATTAAGAATGTTTTTAAACAAAAAGGACAAGCTCAAGCCCAACTTGTCTTAAAAGAACAAATCAAAGAATTATCTCAAAAAGAACATTTTAATTTTTTAAAAAATTATAATTTGGTGGATGAAAAAGGTGAGATTTATTTCGCTAAAGATTTATCCACGCCTTCAAACCCACGCAGTGTAGCGATAGAAGAAATCAATCTTTTTTTAGAACCCCTAAAAAGCAGAGGGTGGAGCAGCGATGAAAAGCTTAAGGAGTTATATTATCAAAACAGGCTTATTTTTAAGAACAATCGTCCTTATGAAAAACACTACCTAAAAGAATCGCAAGATAATTGTTTGAGCGTGTTGGATTTTTATAGCCGACAAGGCACAAAAGATTTAGAAAAATTAGGCTTAAAGGGGCTTTTTAAGACACCAAAACCTGTAGGATTGATTAAATATTTATTGTTATGCTCCACCCCTAAAGATTCTATTATTTTAGATTTTTTTGCAGGCAGCGGGACAACAGCGCAAGCGGTTATAGAAGCTAATAGGGATCATTATTTGAACTGGTCTTTTTATTTGTGCCAAAAAGAAGAAAAAATTAAAAATAACCCGCAAGCTATTAGCATTTTAAAAAATAAGGGGTATCAAAACACGATTTCAAACATCATGCTATTGCGTTTAGAAAAGATCATTAAAAGAAGTGAATACGAAATTTTAAAAACAAAATCTATTGTATCTTAA
- a CDS encoding DNA-methyltransferase codes for MKPYFSLEKLDLYHGDASVLETFEKGFYDLCVTSPPYNLSIEYQGSNDFRAYDDYLNWCKNWLKNCYFWGKEQARLCLNVPLDTNKHGKQSLGADITIVAKECGWKYQNTIIWNESNISRRTAWGSWLQASAPYAIAPVELIVVFYKNEYKRKKQTSTISKEEFLLYTNGLWNFSGESKKRLKHPAPFPRELPKRCIQLFSFLEDTIFDPFSGSGTTILEANALGRFSVGLEIEKEYCELSKKRILESLSLV; via the coding sequence ATGAAACCTTATTTCAGTTTGGAGAAATTGGATTTATACCATGGCGATGCGAGCGTTTTAGAGACTTTTGAAAAAGGTTTTTATGATTTGTGCGTTACCTCACCGCCCTATAATTTGAGTATTGAATATCAAGGGAGTAATGATTTTAGGGCTTATGATGATTATTTGAATTGGTGCAAAAATTGGCTTAAAAATTGTTATTTTTGGGGTAAGGAACAGGCGAGATTGTGCTTGAATGTCCCTTTAGACACGAATAAACATGGCAAGCAAAGTTTAGGGGCTGATATTACTATAGTGGCTAAAGAATGCGGTTGGAAATACCAAAATACGATCATTTGGAATGAAAGCAATATTTCAAGACGCACCGCTTGGGGGAGTTGGCTGCAAGCTAGCGCGCCTTATGCTATCGCTCCTGTGGAGTTGATTGTTGTTTTTTATAAAAACGAATACAAACGAAAAAAACAAACTTCTACAATCAGTAAAGAGGAATTTTTACTCTACACGAACGGGCTTTGGAATTTTAGCGGTGAATCCAAAAAACGCCTAAAACACCCAGCCCCATTCCCAAGGGAATTACCCAAGCGTTGCATCCAATTGTTTTCTTTTTTGGAAGACACGATTTTTGATCCTTTTAGCGGCTCTGGCACGACTATTTTAGAGGCCAACGCTTTAGGGCGTTTTAGCGTGGGTTTAGAGATTGAAAAAGAATATTGCGAATTGTCTAAAAAGCGTATTTTGGAGAGTTTGTCGTTAGTGTGA